A single region of the Cyanobacteria bacterium FACHB-DQ100 genome encodes:
- a CDS encoding methyl-accepting chemotaxis protein, with translation MVSNSTPKTASAGSATAMKAHMQQLLQAMQAANAGDFSVRLDENNGFGEIAREFNQLMIRNQSLTQGMSEAEQVLSAIAQGDLSQKMSTSEESLPIAPIVNDLIDRLNLYTAEFTRVVREMGTEGNLEIVATIAGATGIWQELIETVNQMAHDITEQVRGIAEISCAVAQGDLANQIEAENTGEFRTLTRSINQMIENLRCSLRQITEVATTVATAAEELSAVSHEMTGNAGQTAEQATSASASAEQVSQNAATVATAIEEMNASIREIAKSAAEAAKVASDAVRTSDQTNATITKLGQSSVEIGKVIKVITSIAQQTNLLALNATIEAARAGDAGRGFAVVANEVKELAKQTAAATEDISQRIEAIQTDTSGAVEAITQITAVINQINDIQNTIASAVEEQTATTNEISRNVAEAAKGSSDIAKNIGVVAQNAQTTTIGASNTAQAAMQLAQMAVNLQTIISQFQI, from the coding sequence ATGGTTTCTAATTCAACCCCAAAAACAGCAAGCGCTGGATCGGCAACCGCGATGAAAGCACATATGCAGCAACTTTTACAGGCAATGCAAGCCGCAAACGCAGGCGATTTCTCGGTTCGTTTAGATGAGAACAACGGCTTCGGCGAGATAGCGCGAGAATTCAATCAGTTAATGATCCGCAATCAGAGCCTGACGCAAGGAATGAGCGAAGCCGAGCAAGTGTTAAGCGCGATCGCGCAAGGCGACCTCAGCCAAAAAATGTCAACCAGTGAGGAATCTCTCCCAATCGCACCGATCGTCAACGATCTAATCGATCGGCTTAATCTTTACACTGCCGAATTTACGCGAGTTGTGAGAGAAATGGGCACCGAAGGCAATCTGGAAATAGTTGCAACGATCGCAGGCGCAACAGGAATCTGGCAGGAGCTGATCGAAACCGTCAATCAGATGGCTCACGATATCACTGAGCAAGTTCGCGGCATTGCTGAGATCTCTTGTGCTGTTGCTCAAGGAGATTTGGCAAACCAAATCGAAGCAGAAAACACCGGAGAATTTCGCACCCTCACCCGCAGCATCAACCAAATGATCGAAAATCTCCGGTGTTCGCTGCGGCAGATTACAGAAGTGGCAACAACGGTCGCGACCGCAGCCGAAGAACTTTCTGCTGTGAGTCATGAAATGACCGGCAATGCAGGACAAACGGCTGAACAAGCAACCTCGGCTTCGGCTTCGGCGGAACAAGTGAGCCAGAATGCAGCCACGGTTGCTACAGCGATCGAAGAAATGAACGCGAGCATCCGAGAAATTGCGAAAAGCGCAGCAGAAGCCGCAAAAGTCGCGAGCGATGCGGTCAGAACTTCCGATCAAACCAACGCGACGATCACAAAGCTGGGTCAAAGCAGCGTTGAAATTGGCAAAGTGATCAAAGTGATTACCTCGATCGCGCAGCAAACTAATTTGCTGGCATTAAACGCCACGATCGAAGCGGCACGAGCGGGAGATGCAGGTCGAGGCTTTGCGGTTGTTGCCAATGAAGTCAAAGAGCTGGCAAAACAAACCGCCGCCGCCACCGAAGATATTAGTCAACGAATTGAAGCGATTCAGACGGATACAAGCGGTGCGGTTGAAGCGATCACTCAAATTACAGCCGTGATCAACCAAATTAACGACATTCAAAATACGATCGCCAGCGCGGTTGAAGAACAAACGGCAACGACGAATGAAATCTCTCGTAATGTTGCAGAAGCTGCAAAGGGAAGTTCAGATATCGCCAAGAATATTGGAGTGGTGGCTCAAAATGCTCAGACGACCACGATCGGAGCAAGTAACACGGCTCAAGCAGCAATGCAACTGGCGCAGATGGCAGTCAACTTACAAACGATTATCAGTCAATTTCAGATATAA